A genome region from Salvelinus alpinus chromosome 26, SLU_Salpinus.1, whole genome shotgun sequence includes the following:
- the LOC139555204 gene encoding progranulin-like, which yields MWNIAALVLVVAGSASCYITCPDGKVCSDQSTCCLTKEGYACCPVTHQVPWTALVQASDSTPQAGVIRCDTKVYCPSGTSCCNGPTGKWSCCPFPLGKCCADGQHCCEYGYTCDPTSFKCRKGYSQIPSGLRDDAKQD from the exons ATGTGGAACATAGCTGCATTGGTGTTAGTGGTGGCAGGGTCTGCCTCTTGCTACATCACCTGCCCTGATGGGAAGGTCTGCTCTGATCAATCAACCTGCTGTTTGACTAAAGAAGGATACGCCTGCTGTCCAGTTACCCAT CAGGTTCCGTGGACAGCACTTGTTCAGGCCTCTGACAGCACCCCACAGGCTGGAGTCATTCGCTGTGACACAAAAGTCTACTGCCCTTCTGGAACCAGCTGCTGCAATGGACCGACTGGCAAATGGAGCTGCTGCCCATTCCCACTG GGCAAGTGCTGTGCAGATGGCCAGCATTGCTGTGAATATGGATACACCTGTGACCCAACCTCATTCAAGTGCAGGAAAGGTTACTCTCAGATTCCTTCAGGTCTGAGGGATGATGCTAAGCAGGACTGA
- the clxn gene encoding calaxin: protein MAEMSAMNRKLIQNLAETLSKQVKHFNKTEAECLIRLFNGLLGDQSDRRVGNGLDRGKFRNILHNTFGMTDDMIMDRVFRAFDKDNDSYVSVKEWIEGLSIFLRGTLDEKIKYCFDVYDLNGDGYISREEMFHMLKNSLIRQPTEEDPDEGIKDLVEITLKKMDHDHDSRLSYADFEKAVRDENLLLEAFGTCLPDAKSILAFEQHAFQDTLEH, encoded by the exons ATGGCTGAAATGTCTGCTATGAATAGAAAATTGATTCAGAATCTCGCTGAAACtctttccaaacaagtcaaacact TTAACAAAACAGAAGCAGAGTGCCTGATCCGACTGTTCAATGGTCTCCTGGGGGATCAGAGTGACAGGAGGGTAGGGAATGGCCTGGACAGAGGAAAATTCAGGAATATTCTACACAACACCTTTGGAATGACTGATGATATGATTATGGATAGAG TATTTCGTGCATTCGACAAAGACAACGACAGCTACGTCAGTGTGAAAGAGTGGATCGAGGGACTATCAATCTTTCTCCGTGGGACATTGGATGAAAAAATTAAGT ACTGCTTCGATGTGTATGACTTGAATGGAGATGGGTACATTTCCCGGGAAGAGATGTTCCACATGCTGAAGAACAGCCTGATCAGACAGCCCACAGAGGAGGACCCAGACGAGGGCATCAAAGACCTGGTGGAGATCACACTCAAGAAGATG GACCATGACCACGACAGCAGACTGTCCTATGCAGACTTTGAAAAGGCAGTGAGAGATGAGAATCTATTGCTTGAAGCTTTTGGAACCTGCCTTCCCGATGCCAAG AGCATATTGGCATTTGAGCAGCATGCATTCCAGGATACACTTGAGCATTAA